A genomic segment from Limosilactobacillus sp. encodes:
- a CDS encoding histidine phosphatase family protein, with translation MTELYIVRHGQTTANRAGLKQGVIDDDRTLLTEDGIKQAQELAAVFHPLNLSALYQSPLRRTVQTARILNQSLNLPVATDRRLLEISYGDWDGQENARLEAQYPTLFYDLIHDVRPNYAPVAHGETFDHVQKRVLAFTKDVVKAHPTERLLIVTHGFTVRSFAANATGAHGLEILEPDNCSVTKIIVDPQTLEQHLVYYNRAAKPNF, from the coding sequence ATGACTGAATTATACATTGTCCGCCACGGCCAGACCACGGCTAACCGCGCTGGGCTCAAGCAGGGCGTCATTGATGATGACCGCACCCTGCTGACCGAAGACGGAATAAAACAGGCCCAGGAGCTGGCGGCCGTCTTCCACCCACTGAACCTGAGCGCGCTTTACCAATCACCACTGCGTCGAACCGTTCAGACCGCCCGGATCCTCAATCAAAGCTTGAACCTGCCCGTGGCCACCGACCGCCGCCTGCTGGAGATCTCCTATGGCGACTGGGATGGCCAGGAAAATGCCCGGCTGGAGGCCCAGTATCCCACGCTTTTCTACGACCTGATCCATGACGTTCGACCAAACTATGCTCCAGTGGCCCATGGCGAAACCTTCGACCACGTTCAAAAACGGGTCCTGGCCTTCACCAAAGACGTCGTCAAGGCCCACCCCACCGAGCGGCTCCTGATCGTCACCCACGGCTTCACGGTCCGCTCCTTTGCGGCCAACGCAACCGGGGCCCACGGTTTGGAAATCCTTGAACCGGACAACTGCAGCGTCACCAAGATCATCGTTGATCCACAAACGCTGGAGCAGCACCTCGTTTACTACAACCGGGCCGCCAAGCCAAACTTCTAA
- a CDS encoding deoxynucleoside kinase, translating to MIALAGTIGAGKTSLTQLLANHLNSQAFYESVDDNKILPLFYENPKKYGFLLQIYFLNKRLDEIKASYSNDLNVLDRSIFEDELLFKLNADMGRATETESDIYSSLLSNMMEELPDQVHQKAPNLLITIKVSFETMLHRIEKRGRAYEQIANDPSLYSYYKNLNDRYDAWYENYDESPKMLIDGDKYNFVENPTAATEVLGMIDRKLAELNLK from the coding sequence ATGATTGCTTTAGCAGGAACAATCGGGGCCGGCAAGACCAGCCTGACCCAGCTTCTGGCCAACCACTTGAACAGCCAGGCCTTTTATGAATCCGTCGACGACAACAAGATCTTGCCGCTCTTCTACGAGAACCCGAAGAAGTACGGCTTTTTGCTGCAGATCTACTTCTTAAACAAGCGCCTGGACGAGATCAAGGCCTCCTACAGCAACGACCTCAACGTCTTGGACCGGTCGATCTTTGAAGACGAGCTCCTGTTCAAGCTCAACGCCGACATGGGCCGGGCAACGGAGACGGAATCCGATATTTACTCCTCCTTGTTGAGCAACATGATGGAGGAGCTGCCGGACCAGGTGCACCAGAAGGCACCGAACCTCCTGATCACGATCAAGGTCTCCTTCGAAACGATGCTGCACCGGATCGAGAAGCGCGGCCGGGCCTACGAGCAGATCGCCAACGACCCGTCACTGTATTCCTACTACAAGAACTTGAACGACCGCTACGACGCCTGGTACGAAAACTACGACGAGAGCCCGAAGATGCTGATTGACGGGGACAAGTACAACTTCGTCGAGAACCCGACGGCGGCGACTGAGGTGCTGGGGATGATTGATCGCAAGCTGGCCGAATTAAATTTAAAGTAG